In Brevibacillus brevis, a genomic segment contains:
- a CDS encoding spore gernimation protein GerQ — protein MNKLTLAAHESMELHEALNFKTLCLAKSKLMQGLVFDQELKALMQKDVEQSIQAIAELQAVYKKAPFEAPVPQNRPTPILS, from the coding sequence ATGAATAAACTCACCCTTGCCGCACATGAATCGATGGAGCTCCATGAAGCCCTCAATTTCAAAACGCTTTGCCTGGCCAAATCCAAGCTGATGCAAGGGCTCGTTTTCGATCAGGAATTGAAGGCACTGATGCAGAAGGACGTCGAGCAATCCATTCAAGCGATAGCCGAGCTTCAGGCCGTCTACAAAAAGGCCCCGTTCGAAGCGCCTGTCCCTCAAAATCGTCCGACTCCCATTCTGAGTTGA
- a CDS encoding DinB family protein, producing the protein MSKSMIHTAISVRQLALHQIQSIPEEFFDKQPPQFSNTIRWNVGHIAFCLDYFLSLGLPYTSSLPESYAAFFNAGTKPADWTMGPPSKEELVQALSAQLASLSEISSDLLGKNLETPFEMGPLRFETVGEVFNFAFIHETMHVATISCMLKVLQHEPDGER; encoded by the coding sequence ATGTCGAAAAGCATGATTCATACTGCCATTTCTGTTCGCCAGCTTGCTCTGCATCAGATTCAATCGATTCCCGAGGAATTTTTTGATAAGCAGCCTCCGCAGTTTTCCAATACGATCAGATGGAATGTCGGACACATCGCGTTTTGTCTCGATTACTTTCTATCGCTAGGACTCCCTTACACCTCCAGCCTGCCGGAGAGCTACGCGGCCTTTTTCAATGCCGGGACGAAGCCGGCCGATTGGACAATGGGACCTCCAAGCAAGGAGGAGCTGGTCCAAGCTTTGTCGGCCCAGCTGGCGAGTTTATCCGAGATCTCCTCCGACTTGCTTGGGAAAAATCTGGAAACCCCCTTTGAAATGGGACCGCTGCGCTTCGAAACGGTGGGTGAGGTATTCAACTTCGCATTCATCCATGAAACGATGCACGTCGCGACCATATCCTGCATGTTGAAAGTGCTGCAGCACGAACCAGATGGGGAGCGGTGA
- a CDS encoding M42 family metallopeptidase, whose product MDHDLQLMKELTETAGPPGFEMRVHRFMKERLSQITPNTQEDNLGSIVGQHGDSGPKILMAAHLDEVAFMVTHITKDGFLRIQALGGWWGHVMLAQRVKVLTRKGDLTGVIGSKAPHVLSIEERKNVLDISNMFVDIGATSKEEAESFGVVVGDPIVPICPFEVLPNPKMLMAKAWDNRAGCYVTLKVLEQIQNESHPNTVFCGATVQEEVGLRGAVTLSHQISPDIAFALDVGVAGDTPGMSQKEGHSRLGGGPLLGFYDSSMIPHLNLRDFVIDTAKEHHIPYQTDIMPGGGTDAGKFHMTHNGVPSMVISVPARYIHSHVSIVSRDDLDLAVKLLVALIKKLDEKTVKEIKGMDRRI is encoded by the coding sequence ATGGATCACGATTTGCAATTGATGAAGGAATTGACAGAGACGGCGGGACCCCCGGGATTCGAGATGAGGGTGCATCGGTTCATGAAGGAGCGCCTCTCTCAAATCACCCCCAACACGCAAGAGGACAATTTAGGGAGCATCGTAGGACAGCATGGAGATAGCGGCCCGAAGATTTTGATGGCAGCTCACTTGGACGAAGTAGCTTTCATGGTCACCCACATCACGAAGGACGGGTTTCTCCGCATCCAGGCGCTTGGGGGCTGGTGGGGGCATGTCATGCTGGCTCAACGGGTGAAGGTTTTGACTCGAAAGGGAGATCTTACGGGCGTCATTGGATCGAAGGCCCCTCATGTCCTTTCCATCGAGGAAAGAAAAAACGTCCTGGACATCAGCAATATGTTTGTGGACATTGGAGCGACAAGCAAGGAAGAAGCGGAGAGCTTTGGTGTCGTGGTCGGCGATCCGATTGTTCCGATTTGTCCTTTTGAAGTATTGCCCAACCCCAAAATGCTTATGGCCAAAGCGTGGGACAATCGAGCCGGATGCTACGTCACCCTGAAAGTGCTGGAGCAAATTCAAAATGAATCGCATCCCAATACCGTCTTCTGTGGAGCTACCGTCCAGGAAGAGGTCGGGCTTCGCGGCGCTGTCACCTTGTCTCATCAGATTTCACCGGACATTGCGTTTGCATTGGATGTCGGCGTGGCGGGCGACACCCCGGGAATGAGCCAAAAAGAGGGGCATTCCAGATTGGGCGGAGGACCTCTGCTCGGTTTTTACGACAGCAGCATGATTCCGCATTTGAACCTGCGTGATTTCGTCATCGATACGGCGAAAGAACATCACATTCCGTATCAGACGGACATCATGCCAGGGGGCGGCACGGACGCGGGCAAGTTCCATATGACTCACAATGGCGTGCCCTCCATGGTCATCAGTGTGCCTGCCCGTTACATTCATAGCCATGTCTCCATCGTGAGTCGCGATGATTTGGATCTGGCTGTGAAGCTGTTGGTAGCGTTGATCAAGAAGCTCGACGAAAAAACCGTCAAGGAAATCAAGGGAATGGACAGACGGATTTAA
- a CDS encoding Ger(x)C family spore germination protein has translation MRINKRKPHSGSKGLAFVMTLMLSMTLIGCEPPRILDETGLITVIGFDQLEKKRIRGTAAIPVVNSMAKQKVQIISGTETTLRGILNDLDFQLDRKPRLGQMRVAIFNEDMAKNGIIRFVGGLDRTEVGSRPYLAVVRGKSYDLVNASFQEQGNIGLYLYYSIFKNVRGEQLISPTLHEFLRAYYSEGSDPCLPYLERKGDDIKILGLALFKDDRFVDWIKPHQSFYIKLIRDQFRTGTFQTTLPKHIIKARGYPSVSPTLKVQEVPVVLDTIASKSKVKLTSVNPPAFDVEIKIRSRLSEIGIKTNLESTQVLNQLNHGIEKKMEKEMEQLIKFLQQKEIDPIGFGEQFRAQTRAEELKKEEWRKRYKQAKFTFRVHNDIIRTSITD, from the coding sequence GTGAGGATAAACAAGCGTAAGCCGCATTCGGGCAGTAAGGGACTGGCTTTCGTAATGACGCTCATGCTATCCATGACGCTCATTGGTTGTGAGCCCCCCCGGATACTGGATGAGACGGGCCTGATCACGGTTATCGGTTTTGATCAGTTAGAGAAAAAACGGATTCGGGGAACTGCCGCCATCCCGGTCGTCAATTCCATGGCGAAACAAAAAGTCCAGATCATTTCAGGGACAGAGACTACGCTGAGGGGGATCTTGAACGACCTCGATTTTCAATTGGACCGCAAACCGCGACTGGGGCAGATGCGAGTCGCAATTTTCAATGAAGACATGGCGAAGAACGGAATCATCCGCTTCGTAGGCGGATTGGACCGGACGGAAGTGGGAAGCCGTCCCTATCTGGCAGTGGTCCGTGGTAAAAGCTACGATCTGGTGAACGCATCCTTTCAGGAACAAGGGAACATTGGCTTGTATCTGTACTACTCGATTTTCAAAAACGTACGGGGCGAACAGCTCATCTCGCCGACTCTGCACGAGTTTTTGCGTGCGTATTACAGTGAGGGCAGCGACCCCTGCTTGCCATACCTTGAGCGAAAAGGCGATGACATCAAGATTCTGGGGCTCGCCCTGTTCAAGGATGATCGGTTTGTGGACTGGATTAAGCCTCATCAATCGTTTTATATCAAGCTGATCCGCGACCAGTTCCGCACAGGCACTTTCCAGACCACTCTGCCTAAGCATATAATCAAAGCGCGAGGCTACCCAAGCGTAAGCCCAACCCTGAAAGTGCAAGAAGTCCCGGTCGTCCTGGATACGATCGCCAGCAAATCGAAAGTGAAACTCACTTCTGTCAATCCGCCGGCATTTGATGTGGAAATCAAGATTCGCTCCCGTTTATCGGAAATCGGAATCAAGACGAATCTGGAGAGCACTCAGGTCCTGAATCAGCTCAACCACGGTATCGAAAAGAAGATGGAGAAGGAAATGGAACAACTGATCAAGTTTCTTCAACAAAAAGAGATCGATCCGATTGGTTTCGGAGAGCAATTCCGGGCCCAGACCCGAGCCGAGGAACTGAAAAAAGAAGAGTGGCGAAAACGGTACAAGCAGGCAAAATTTACGTTTCGGGTGCACAACGACATCATCCGCACGAGCATCACTGACTAA
- a CDS encoding spore germination protein: MKEHRWFSKTADLQIEHIDGVGGRLRLFYLESLADSDVVYKHLLPLLKKCDLSHITIHDIEQQIGVTPDERLYNEEQVIESLIRGGIYIHLDHAEYGVYFPSDGTQDRQINSPEIETNILGPQNSFVEELNVNLSLIRKYIVSPRLLHERIVIGETAPAEIALLYMDGIANEENVQTLRQRVQELVVESVVDSSMLAQYIKDNEYSVFPQLMMTQRPDRTVAGLLQGQVALLVQGSPFAILGPVTFIQLFQATEDSYFRWSIASFLRLLRAWAVLLALLLTPTYVAVLTYHYEIIPADLLISLAQSRSRVPFPPIMEAILLEGIIELLREAGARLPTKIGQTIGIVGGIVIGQAIVQAGFTSNILIIIVALGALSSFSSPNYILGAAIRVLRFPIILLAGFWGGFGIAIGMSWLLTHLIRQTSLGRPYLHPVYPLRIMDIKDSLIRMPISFFGIRPQIFQPKDDVRFDPSRGKMTEDIDD; encoded by the coding sequence ATGAAGGAACATCGTTGGTTTTCCAAGACTGCCGACCTTCAAATCGAGCATATAGACGGAGTGGGGGGCCGTCTCCGGCTGTTCTATCTGGAGAGTTTGGCAGACAGCGACGTGGTCTATAAGCACTTGCTCCCCCTTTTGAAAAAATGCGATCTTTCGCATATCACCATTCACGATATTGAGCAGCAGATTGGCGTGACGCCCGATGAACGCCTGTACAACGAAGAGCAGGTCATCGAAAGCTTGATCAGGGGAGGCATTTACATCCACCTGGATCATGCGGAGTACGGGGTCTACTTTCCGTCGGATGGGACGCAGGATCGCCAAATCAATTCACCGGAAATCGAAACGAATATCCTGGGACCGCAAAATTCTTTTGTGGAAGAACTGAATGTCAACCTGTCCTTGATTCGCAAATACATTGTTTCCCCTCGGCTCCTTCATGAACGCATCGTGATCGGGGAGACGGCGCCAGCCGAAATTGCCCTGCTTTATATGGATGGGATCGCCAACGAGGAGAACGTTCAGACCTTGAGGCAGCGTGTACAAGAGCTGGTGGTGGAGAGTGTGGTCGATTCGAGTATGCTCGCCCAATACATCAAGGACAATGAGTACTCCGTATTCCCGCAATTGATGATGACGCAAAGGCCCGACCGGACAGTGGCGGGCTTGCTGCAAGGGCAAGTGGCTTTATTGGTGCAAGGCAGCCCGTTTGCGATTCTCGGTCCCGTCACCTTTATTCAACTGTTCCAGGCTACGGAGGACTCGTATTTTCGCTGGAGCATTGCCTCATTCCTGCGCCTCCTTCGCGCATGGGCGGTATTGCTTGCCTTGCTGCTCACCCCGACCTATGTCGCCGTTCTCACGTATCATTACGAAATCATACCTGCGGATCTCTTGATTTCGCTTGCCCAGTCCCGTTCACGAGTTCCCTTTCCGCCGATTATGGAGGCCATTTTGCTGGAGGGAATCATCGAGCTCCTGAGAGAAGCGGGAGCGCGGCTGCCGACCAAGATCGGGCAAACCATCGGTATCGTAGGTGGTATCGTTATCGGACAAGCCATCGTGCAGGCTGGCTTTACGAGCAACATCCTCATCATCATCGTCGCTCTCGGTGCGCTTTCGTCATTCAGTTCCCCCAACTATATATTGGGCGCCGCTATTCGGGTGCTTCGTTTCCCCATTATTTTGTTGGCGGGATTCTGGGGAGGATTCGGGATTGCCATCGGGATGAGCTGGCTGCTGACTCATTTGATTCGACAAACCAGTTTGGGACGGCCCTATCTCCATCCGGTTTATCCGCTTCGAATCATGGACATCAAAGACAGCCTCATTCGAATGCCCATTTCTTTTTTCGGAATACGGCCGCAAATTTTTCAGCCGAAAGACGACGTTCGGTTTGATCCGTCCAGGGGAAAGATGACAGAGGACATCGACGATTAG
- a CDS encoding ATP-binding protein, whose protein sequence is MYPHVKKETEGGSETHLVQLASVGQIAAGIAHEVKNPLTAVRGFLQLLQEEHNQEYLKIAQSELNNALMTIENLLQVSKPDLDNEPFQLIKIAVELESLISLFQDQMYRVSIEKRLLDGDVTIYGKRNQIKKALFNLLKNAFEAIPGQGTVKVEHYVEQDYVVIIIEDTGVGISQQKLSMLGTPFFTTKVDGTGMGLTQVYSVVHEHKGFIEVHSSENRGTAFIIKLPKESNREYAGVTNLNVEYEDDQDLQSFFSKNRKLFEKRLLSEAVTVKDKIDEILQIGNIDLVANAYRLVLYVVEGRELEMISFAKQEGVAWAKYSLTLAFKLEWVQTVRRVLWDFLYNYDRLKETEAVREHFFMQEKRINNLIDQFLNHFFVSYSEYKDKLIQAQKEIVDGLSVPIIPLNRTTCILPLIGHIDDHRVHILEEKVLHYIGTSRIESLIIDLSGVVEMESDVITQLLHLIDGMSLMGCKTVVTGMRAEVVKTIIRNGIAFDNKVTVKGTLEQALGDYLHT, encoded by the coding sequence ATGTATCCACATGTAAAGAAAGAAACGGAAGGCGGAAGTGAGACCCATTTGGTTCAGTTGGCGTCGGTAGGGCAAATTGCAGCAGGAATTGCCCATGAAGTGAAGAATCCTTTGACTGCTGTCAGAGGTTTTTTGCAGTTGCTGCAGGAGGAACACAATCAAGAGTATTTAAAAATCGCTCAATCGGAATTGAACAATGCACTGATGACCATCGAAAACTTGTTGCAGGTTTCCAAGCCCGATTTGGACAATGAGCCGTTTCAATTGATAAAGATTGCCGTGGAATTGGAATCGTTGATCTCCCTTTTTCAGGATCAAATGTACCGGGTATCGATCGAGAAGAGATTGCTGGATGGCGACGTCACCATCTACGGCAAGCGGAATCAAATCAAAAAGGCGCTGTTCAATTTGCTGAAAAACGCCTTTGAAGCCATTCCCGGGCAAGGCACCGTCAAAGTGGAACATTACGTAGAGCAAGACTACGTCGTGATCATCATCGAGGACACAGGGGTTGGCATTTCCCAGCAAAAGCTCAGCATGCTTGGAACGCCGTTCTTTACCACAAAGGTGGACGGAACCGGGATGGGGCTCACCCAGGTTTACTCTGTCGTGCATGAGCATAAAGGGTTTATCGAAGTACATAGTTCGGAAAATCGCGGTACTGCCTTCATTATAAAACTGCCAAAAGAGTCGAATCGGGAATACGCTGGGGTGACTAACTTGAATGTGGAATACGAGGATGACCAAGACCTGCAAAGCTTTTTTTCGAAAAACCGAAAGCTGTTCGAGAAGCGTCTCCTGAGCGAGGCTGTCACAGTCAAGGACAAAATCGACGAAATTTTGCAAATAGGGAACATCGACTTAGTCGCAAACGCCTATCGGCTCGTTCTGTACGTCGTCGAGGGGCGAGAGCTTGAGATGATTTCCTTTGCGAAACAGGAAGGAGTCGCGTGGGCAAAATATTCCTTGACCCTTGCTTTCAAATTGGAATGGGTCCAGACGGTGCGAAGGGTGCTTTGGGACTTTTTGTACAATTACGACCGGCTGAAAGAGACCGAAGCCGTTCGTGAACATTTTTTCATGCAGGAAAAACGGATTAATAATCTCATTGATCAATTCCTCAATCATTTCTTCGTGAGCTATTCCGAATACAAGGACAAATTGATCCAGGCGCAGAAGGAAATCGTCGATGGGCTGTCGGTTCCCATCATCCCATTGAACCGAACCACGTGCATCCTTCCATTGATTGGTCATATCGACGACCACCGGGTACATATATTGGAGGAAAAAGTCCTCCATTATATCGGGACATCGAGGATCGAGAGCCTGATTATCGACTTATCCGGAGTCGTTGAGATGGAGAGCGATGTGATCACCCAGCTGCTGCATTTGATCGATGGCATGAGCCTGATGGGATGCAAAACGGTGGTGACTGGCATGCGCGCAGAAGTGGTAAAAACCATCATTCGAAACGGAATTGCTTTTGACAATAAAGTGACCGTAAAAGGAACGCTGGAACAAGCATTGGGGGATTATCTCCATACATAG
- a CDS encoding polysaccharide deacetylase family protein translates to MTKMRRLPLFAWIFLPITLMVSFVSPASGASPVPVLEYHSIQDNQKDPYCVAPAKFEEELRSILRMGYHPITATELLQMWTKHQAAVPKPILLTFDDGYEDNYTHLYPILKKYHVKATIFLATSFIGRPNFLTWDEIKQMQQSGIVDFESHTVHHPNLLKEKTDEVKAEFEQSRKVLEAHLHKPVRVLAYPFGNHKTYMYPMLKKAGYQMAFDSDPGLASEKQGMFALHRIETTTDRFFPIG, encoded by the coding sequence ATGACAAAGATGAGACGGCTGCCTCTGTTCGCATGGATCTTCCTTCCGATCACATTGATGGTTTCCTTCGTTTCCCCTGCATCAGGCGCCAGCCCAGTCCCTGTTCTCGAATACCACTCCATCCAGGACAACCAAAAGGACCCGTATTGTGTGGCCCCAGCCAAATTTGAAGAAGAGCTCAGATCGATCCTGCGCATGGGATACCATCCGATTACCGCTACGGAGCTCTTGCAGATGTGGACCAAGCATCAAGCCGCCGTGCCCAAGCCTATTTTGTTGACGTTCGATGACGGCTATGAGGACAACTATACTCACTTGTATCCAATCCTGAAGAAATATCACGTCAAAGCAACGATTTTCCTGGCTACATCCTTCATCGGCCGCCCGAACTTTTTGACGTGGGATGAAATCAAGCAAATGCAGCAAAGCGGAATCGTCGATTTCGAATCGCATACCGTTCACCATCCGAATTTGCTGAAGGAGAAGACAGATGAAGTCAAGGCTGAATTTGAGCAATCCAGGAAGGTCCTGGAGGCGCACCTGCACAAACCGGTTCGCGTATTGGCGTATCCTTTCGGGAATCACAAAACATACATGTACCCCATGCTGAAAAAGGCAGGCTATCAGATGGCTTTCGATTCGGATCCAGGGTTGGCCAGCGAAAAGCAAGGGATGTTCGCATTGCATCGGATTGAAACGACAACGGATCGCTTTTTCCCCATTGGATAA
- a CDS encoding alpha/beta hydrolase, whose amino-acid sequence MGSGEVIRYLSRYGSDRVSRLAILSGTAPFLQKTEDNPEGIEPSMYDQMVERRTQDRPKWFADNAPPFFGAGLPGISTSPERMQWGVQMCLQCSAKATIDCCEAVYQTDFRAEMTDIKLPTLIIHGDADQSAPVHLCGRKSSQLILDSRYIEYENGPHGLFITHADRLNADLLHFICGSSRMAAPASR is encoded by the coding sequence ATGGGGAGCGGTGAAGTCATTCGCTATTTGTCCCGCTACGGTTCGGATCGTGTTTCCCGGCTTGCCATCCTGTCCGGCACTGCGCCGTTTTTGCAAAAGACGGAGGACAATCCGGAAGGGATCGAACCGAGCATGTACGATCAAATGGTCGAGAGGCGGACCCAAGATCGTCCGAAATGGTTCGCCGACAACGCCCCCCCATTTTTCGGTGCAGGCTTGCCAGGGATTTCCACATCGCCGGAACGGATGCAATGGGGCGTGCAAATGTGCCTGCAATGTTCGGCAAAAGCTACGATCGACTGTTGCGAAGCCGTTTACCAAACGGATTTTCGAGCAGAGATGACGGACATAAAACTGCCGACCTTGATCATCCACGGAGATGCCGACCAGTCGGCGCCCGTCCACCTATGCGGCAGAAAATCGTCGCAGCTCATCCTAGACAGTCGGTACATCGAGTATGAAAATGGACCGCACGGATTATTCATTACGCATGCAGACCGCCTGAATGCCGACCTGTTGCATTTCATTTGCGGTTCGTCTCGCATGGCAGCGCCAGCCTCTCGTTAG
- a CDS encoding LysR family transcriptional regulator translates to MELRQLEYFMAVCEEMHFSRASEKLCTTQSNLSQQIKLLENELGVPLFDRLGKRIALTDAGKVMLEQSRQVFSHITYARDAIAEMKNIQGGTLTIGVLPGDADLLFNSLLVQFHQTYPKLSLSVIESTKILDQVAAGSIDIGVTTTPPPDERMTVVPLFHEEFSLAVRLDHPLAREREVAFERLRDLKMVMFPPDHQIRQLISQYCLQEGFRLQPHIETTTLSSLLSLVEQGIGACILPRLLLESLGNKAIAVVSLKNPTPSQDICMVYRSDKYLGFAARAFMDTLTRYIQSAKELAGVK, encoded by the coding sequence ATGGAGCTTCGACAGCTCGAGTACTTTATGGCCGTTTGCGAAGAAATGCACTTCTCAAGAGCCTCCGAAAAGCTATGTACCACCCAGTCCAATCTCAGCCAACAGATCAAGCTCCTGGAGAATGAGCTGGGCGTTCCCCTATTTGATCGGTTGGGAAAACGAATCGCCTTGACAGATGCCGGAAAAGTCATGCTCGAGCAAAGCCGCCAAGTCTTTTCCCACATCACGTACGCGCGTGATGCGATCGCCGAGATGAAAAACATACAGGGCGGCACGCTTACGATCGGTGTCCTGCCAGGGGATGCGGACCTGCTGTTCAATTCGTTGCTCGTGCAATTTCACCAGACTTACCCCAAATTGTCCTTGTCCGTTATCGAATCGACCAAAATCCTCGATCAGGTGGCAGCCGGCTCCATCGATATCGGCGTCACGACGACACCTCCGCCAGACGAGCGCATGACGGTTGTGCCGTTGTTTCACGAGGAATTCTCCTTGGCTGTCCGTTTGGATCATCCGCTTGCGAGGGAAAGGGAGGTCGCCTTCGAACGGCTTCGGGACTTGAAAATGGTCATGTTTCCCCCCGACCACCAAATCAGGCAGCTGATTAGCCAATACTGCCTGCAGGAAGGCTTTCGCTTGCAGCCCCATATCGAAACCACTACCTTATCCTCCCTGCTTTCTCTTGTGGAGCAAGGGATCGGCGCATGTATCCTGCCGCGGCTTCTTTTGGAATCTTTGGGCAACAAGGCGATTGCGGTCGTTTCGCTAAAGAATCCTACCCCCAGTCAGGATATCTGTATGGTCTATCGCTCCGATAAATACTTGGGGTTTGCCGCCCGGGCGTTTATGGATACGTTGACCCGCTATATCCAGTCTGCGAAGGAACTCGCAGGGGTTAAATAG
- a CDS encoding MFS transporter translates to MQIRLWDHNLKVRLIGEALFNMLFWMYFPFLAVYFGEALGHHIAGLLMAIPPVFSLMGSLLGGAMADRFGRRPVMLFGALLQTLMFGCFALSTSPWFDYFAFIGIGLGGAVYRPASSAMVADLVPAPYRRQIFATFTTANNVGAVLGPALGAVFFFQYRQELLWTCSLVLLLYVIAIFFLVQETLSPTMKSQGGSSSITRVFKEQWNGYGFILRDQVFLVYTLAGIFALVPIMQLDLYLAVYIINEVPAQPLLPWLSHSPMLTSTDIYGWVLGLNGLLFVLFILPVTKWLQHWKERDVFLLSSLLSGIGTFALGLHTQLWFLFFVTIVFTFGEMVRSPVTQSFISRYAPAHARGQYMGADSLQATVGRFLAPVTVFLSNWLSPLGIFSIILGFALISIVLYIQLFRMDVHTPETIDGRKD, encoded by the coding sequence GTGCAAATAAGGCTATGGGATCACAATTTGAAAGTGCGGTTGATTGGAGAGGCTTTGTTCAATATGCTGTTTTGGATGTACTTTCCGTTTTTGGCCGTCTATTTTGGCGAGGCGCTCGGCCACCATATCGCAGGGCTGCTGATGGCAATCCCGCCGGTTTTCAGCTTGATGGGAAGCCTGCTCGGCGGAGCGATGGCAGACCGGTTCGGACGGCGCCCGGTCATGCTGTTCGGAGCTCTTCTCCAGACGCTGATGTTCGGCTGCTTTGCCTTGTCGACATCTCCTTGGTTTGATTACTTTGCCTTCATCGGCATCGGGCTGGGTGGAGCCGTCTATCGGCCCGCCAGCTCTGCGATGGTCGCCGACCTGGTTCCTGCACCCTACCGCCGCCAGATTTTTGCTACCTTTACGACTGCCAACAACGTCGGGGCCGTGCTGGGGCCAGCGCTGGGAGCTGTATTCTTTTTTCAATACCGCCAAGAGCTGTTGTGGACCTGCTCGCTGGTCTTGCTTCTGTACGTGATCGCGATTTTTTTCCTGGTACAGGAAACGCTGTCGCCAACTATGAAAAGTCAGGGAGGCAGTTCCTCGATCACTCGCGTATTCAAGGAGCAGTGGAACGGCTACGGCTTCATTCTTCGTGATCAAGTGTTCCTGGTTTATACGCTGGCGGGCATTTTTGCTTTGGTTCCCATCATGCAGCTCGACCTGTATTTGGCTGTCTATATCATCAATGAGGTACCTGCCCAACCGCTTCTCCCGTGGTTGAGCCATTCGCCCATGCTCACAAGTACGGACATATATGGATGGGTGTTAGGGTTGAACGGCCTTTTGTTCGTGCTGTTTATCCTTCCCGTGACGAAATGGCTCCAGCATTGGAAAGAGCGCGATGTATTCCTATTGTCGTCGCTGCTTTCCGGAATCGGTACGTTTGCCCTTGGGCTACATACCCAGCTCTGGTTCTTGTTTTTCGTAACGATCGTCTTTACGTTTGGCGAGATGGTCCGCTCACCGGTGACACAGAGCTTCATCAGTCGGTATGCCCCGGCGCATGCGAGGGGGCAATATATGGGAGCGGACAGTCTGCAGGCAACAGTCGGGCGTTTCTTGGCGCCAGTGACGGTCTTCCTTTCCAACTGGCTGTCTCCGTTGGGTATTTTCAGTATCATTCTTGGGTTTGCCTTGATCAGTATCGTGCTATACATCCAGCTATTCAGAATGGATGTACATACCCCAGAGACAATAGATGGACGGAAGGATTGA
- a CDS encoding MFS transporter, whose product MNDPVASFERKLLFISLASMLFFGSIDALRSMVTPMMQADLQLNYLQISAAFSLGSVGYLTGSFTGGLAVDRFGLKAVTLWGGVLIAAGLLLYMNVAAYFWFAAGFVIAGIGGGILEIGINGAVPAVSRSADDQARYFNWLHGFYGIGATGLPLWSVWILEHFNNWRSGFWLEISLLGCILLFAVFFRYGHVTTKRQERRSDPVPISRAGGYPKLMSLLAAIMTYVMAEVGFATWLPSYVVQVSKLTLTEGAFCLSGFYLIFTLGRLSAHWWMNRIGQEKAVMISSTAAIVTLGIAMSGNRATLALFIVAGLCFSVIFPTIASIACHVYADHAGKVLGYLFTASGIGAMLGNGIIGLLANHFGLKAGFSVILFFLGCVLICMWIVIRLNKSAVLAVNAGERLER is encoded by the coding sequence GTGAACGACCCCGTGGCCTCATTTGAGAGGAAGCTGCTGTTCATTTCCCTCGCCAGCATGCTATTCTTCGGTTCGATTGATGCCTTGAGAAGCATGGTCACTCCTATGATGCAAGCGGACTTGCAGCTGAATTATCTGCAAATCAGCGCCGCCTTTTCTCTGGGATCAGTCGGATACTTGACCGGTTCGTTCACAGGAGGTCTCGCGGTAGACCGGTTCGGATTAAAGGCCGTGACCTTGTGGGGAGGCGTACTGATCGCCGCAGGGCTGCTTCTCTACATGAACGTAGCAGCCTATTTCTGGTTTGCAGCGGGTTTTGTCATTGCGGGCATCGGGGGAGGCATTCTGGAAATCGGCATCAACGGAGCCGTACCGGCTGTCTCGCGTTCCGCCGACGATCAGGCCCGCTATTTTAACTGGCTGCACGGTTTTTACGGGATCGGGGCGACGGGACTTCCGTTATGGAGTGTGTGGATCCTGGAGCATTTTAACAATTGGCGCAGCGGGTTTTGGCTCGAAATCTCCTTGCTGGGCTGTATCCTGCTCTTTGCGGTTTTCTTTCGCTACGGACATGTGACGACGAAAAGGCAGGAGAGAAGAAGCGATCCCGTTCCCATTTCGAGGGCAGGAGGCTATCCCAAACTCATGAGCCTGCTTGCGGCTATTATGACGTATGTGATGGCTGAGGTAGGTTTCGCTACCTGGCTACCATCCTATGTCGTTCAGGTGAGTAAACTGACATTGACAGAAGGGGCTTTCTGCTTGTCGGGTTTTTACCTGATCTTTACGCTCGGGCGTCTGAGCGCACACTGGTGGATGAACCGAATCGGTCAAGAGAAGGCTGTCATGATCAGTTCGACAGCAGCCATTGTAACGCTGGGGATCGCCATGTCGGGGAATCGGGCGACGCTTGCCTTGTTCATCGTGGCAGGACTGTGCTTTTCCGTCATTTTTCCGACCATAGCGTCGATTGCCTGTCATGTCTACGCCGATCACGCGGGGAAAGTCCTCGGCTACTTGTTTACCGCTTCAGGTATCGGGGCGATGCTGGGAAACGGTATCATCGGGCTCCTCGCCAACCATTTCGGGCTGAAAGCGGGCTTTTCCGTGATTTTGTTCTTTCTCGGCTGTGTCCTTATCTGTATGTGGATCGTCATTCGCTTGAACAAGTCCGCCGTGCTGGCAGTGAACGCAGGGGAGCGGCTCGAACGATAG